A genomic region of Mycolicibacterium poriferae contains the following coding sequences:
- a CDS encoding beta-mannosidase, producing MAAFVTVVCVATSCANGTPQEGEQRRPSMGTASTSLTLDGEPWWPVGLNAYQLGTDWRVNAGCGAQVDLDGYFARLPPHTLTRFNAYSSLAVDEDTGELDFGPLDAVFEAAERHGQLLNAVLANSEGSCEGGEFKGHDWFAGQWRTQVLPGEPMPYRDWVDTAVRRWRDSAAAAAWTPVGEPEPSICAAQGCDWQVRDCPADAAVVVRTFVDEVGERIRALDPDALIWEGRAGGGQCGSAGDDYAYVGASPGVDVLEYHDYEVGRELPGDPVSGLGRRLAQARALDKPLVVAELGVHAGTCLPATRRRELVSRTVGHLRAAGAAGVLFWAFVPDPRTDQCTYDIGPDDPLMTLVGR from the coding sequence ATGGCCGCGTTCGTCACCGTCGTATGCGTCGCGACGTCGTGCGCCAACGGGACACCGCAGGAGGGGGAGCAGCGTCGTCCCTCGATGGGCACGGCCTCGACATCGCTGACTCTCGACGGCGAGCCGTGGTGGCCCGTCGGTCTCAACGCCTACCAGTTGGGCACCGATTGGCGGGTCAACGCGGGGTGCGGGGCGCAGGTGGATCTCGACGGCTACTTCGCCCGGCTGCCGCCCCACACCCTGACCCGGTTCAACGCCTACTCCAGCCTGGCGGTCGACGAGGACACCGGCGAACTGGATTTCGGTCCCCTCGACGCGGTCTTCGAAGCCGCCGAGCGGCACGGGCAGCTGCTCAACGCCGTCCTGGCCAACAGCGAAGGTTCCTGTGAGGGAGGCGAATTCAAGGGACATGACTGGTTCGCAGGTCAGTGGCGCACGCAGGTACTGCCGGGCGAGCCGATGCCGTACCGGGATTGGGTCGACACGGCGGTCCGGCGCTGGAGAGACTCGGCCGCAGCGGCGGCCTGGACTCCGGTGGGGGAACCAGAGCCGTCGATCTGTGCGGCCCAGGGGTGCGACTGGCAGGTCAGGGACTGTCCCGCCGATGCGGCCGTGGTGGTGCGCACCTTCGTCGACGAGGTCGGCGAACGCATCCGTGCGCTCGATCCGGATGCGCTGATCTGGGAGGGCAGAGCAGGCGGCGGCCAGTGTGGATCGGCGGGCGACGACTACGCCTATGTCGGCGCCTCACCCGGCGTCGACGTCTTGGAGTACCACGACTACGAAGTCGGCCGGGAACTGCCCGGTGACCCGGTCAGCGGGCTCGGCCGCCGCCTCGCACAGGCTCGCGCGTTGGACAAGCCGCTCGTCGTCGCCGAACTCGGGGTGCATGCCGGAACCTGCCTGCCGGCCACCCGGCGCCGGGAGCTCGTGTCACGGACCGTCGGGCACCTGCGCGCCGCCGGCGCCGCCGGTGTGCTGTTCTGGGCGTTCGTCCCCGATCCGCGCACCGACCAGTGCACCTACGACATCGGGCCCGACGATCCGCTGATGACACTCGTCGGGCGATGA
- a CDS encoding M23 family metallopeptidase — MRLIAVIVILTALGVPPAWGDGGRFDWPLRPRPAVARTFDAPSPNWQPGHRGVDLAALAGQPVYAAAAGTVVFAGDLAGRPLVSIAHPGGLRTTYEPVRPAVRRGQAVDAATAIGTVVAGHAGCAAQACLHWGAMWGPAARADYVDPLDLLAETPIRLKPTQ, encoded by the coding sequence ATGCGCCTGATCGCGGTGATCGTCATTCTGACGGCGCTGGGGGTGCCCCCCGCGTGGGGTGACGGCGGACGGTTCGACTGGCCGCTGCGGCCCCGGCCGGCCGTGGCGCGGACGTTCGACGCGCCGTCGCCCAATTGGCAGCCGGGGCATCGCGGTGTGGATCTGGCGGCTCTGGCTGGCCAACCGGTCTATGCGGCCGCCGCGGGCACGGTCGTGTTCGCCGGGGACCTGGCGGGGCGACCGCTGGTGTCGATCGCGCACCCGGGCGGGCTGCGCACCACCTACGAGCCGGTTCGACCGGCGGTGCGGCGCGGGCAGGCCGTCGACGCCGCGACGGCGATCGGTACGGTCGTCGCCGGCCATGCGGGCTGCGCGGCACAAGCCTGTCTGCACTGGGGCGCGATGTGGGGGCCGGCGGCACGGGCCGACTATGTCGATCCGCTCGACCTGCTGGCCGAGACCCCCATCCGGCTCAAGCCGACGCAATGA
- the rpsB gene encoding 30S ribosomal protein S2: MAVVTMKQLLDSGTHFGHQTRRWNPKMKRFIFTDRNGIYIIDLQQTLTYIDKAYEFVKETVAHGGSIMFVGTKKQAQESIAEEATRVGMPYVNQRWLGGMLTNFSTVHKRLQRLKELEAMEQTGGFEGRTKKEILMLTREKNKLERSLGGIRDMQKVPSAIWVVDTNKEHLAVAEARKLNIPIIAILDTNCDPDLVDYPIPGNDDAIRSAALLTKVVASAVAEGLQARAGGGADKAEAGQDGAAAEPLAEWEQELLAGATTSAPETAGDGAPTTS, from the coding sequence ATGGCTGTTGTAACCATGAAGCAGCTGCTCGACAGCGGCACCCACTTCGGGCATCAGACCCGTCGCTGGAATCCCAAGATGAAGCGGTTCATCTTCACCGACCGCAACGGCATCTACATCATCGACCTGCAGCAGACGCTGACCTACATCGACAAGGCCTACGAGTTCGTCAAGGAGACGGTCGCGCACGGCGGGTCGATCATGTTCGTCGGCACCAAGAAGCAGGCCCAGGAGTCCATCGCCGAAGAAGCCACCCGCGTCGGCATGCCGTACGTCAACCAGCGCTGGCTGGGCGGCATGCTCACCAACTTCTCCACCGTGCACAAGCGGCTGCAGCGGCTCAAGGAGCTCGAGGCGATGGAGCAGACCGGTGGCTTCGAGGGTCGCACCAAGAAGGAAATCCTGATGCTGACCCGCGAGAAGAACAAGCTCGAGCGCAGCCTCGGCGGTATCCGGGACATGCAGAAGGTTCCGTCGGCGATCTGGGTCGTCGACACCAACAAGGAGCATCTCGCGGTCGCCGAGGCGCGCAAGCTCAACATCCCGATCATCGCGATCCTCGACACCAACTGCGATCCGGATCTCGTCGACTACCCGATCCCGGGCAACGACGACGCCATCCGGTCCGCCGCGCTGCTGACCAAGGTGGTGGCCTCCGCGGTTGCCGAGGGTCTGCAGGCCCGGGCCGGCGGTGGCGCCGACAAGGCCGAGGCCGGTCAGGATGGGGCGGCTGCCGAACCGCTGGCCGAGTGGGAGCAGGAGCTGCTCGCGGGCGCGACCACGTCCGCCCCCGAGACCGCGGGCGACGGGGCCCCGACCACCTCTTAA
- the tsf gene encoding translation elongation factor Ts has product MANYTAADVKRLRELTGAGMMDSKNALVEADGDFDKAVELLRIKGAKDVGKRAERATAEGLVAAKDGALIELNSETDFVAKNAEFQGVADQIVAAAAAAKATDLDALKAAKVGDTTVEQTIADLSAKIGEKLELRRVAYFDGTVETYLHKRAADLPPAVGVLVEYQGSDKEAAHAVALQIAALKARYLSREDVPEDIVANERRIAEETARNEGKPEQALPKIVEGRVNGFYKDVVLLDQPSVSDNKKTVKALLDEAGVTVTRFVRFEVGQA; this is encoded by the coding sequence ATGGCTAACTACACCGCTGCCGACGTCAAGCGCCTCCGGGAGCTGACCGGTGCCGGAATGATGGACTCGAAGAACGCGCTCGTCGAGGCCGACGGCGACTTCGACAAGGCCGTCGAACTCCTGCGCATCAAGGGCGCCAAGGACGTCGGCAAGCGCGCTGAGCGCGCCACTGCCGAAGGTCTGGTGGCGGCCAAGGACGGCGCCCTGATCGAGCTGAACTCCGAGACCGACTTCGTCGCCAAGAACGCGGAGTTCCAGGGGGTCGCTGACCAGATCGTCGCGGCCGCCGCGGCGGCCAAGGCCACCGACCTCGACGCGCTCAAGGCGGCCAAGGTGGGGGATACCACCGTCGAGCAGACCATCGCCGACCTGTCGGCGAAGATCGGCGAGAAGCTCGAACTGCGTCGCGTGGCCTATTTCGACGGCACGGTCGAGACCTACCTGCACAAGCGGGCTGCCGATCTGCCGCCGGCCGTGGGTGTGCTCGTGGAGTACCAGGGCTCGGACAAGGAGGCGGCGCATGCGGTCGCGCTGCAGATCGCGGCGCTGAAGGCCCGCTACCTCAGCCGTGAGGACGTGCCGGAGGACATCGTCGCCAACGAGCGCCGCATCGCCGAGGAGACGGCCCGCAACGAAGGCAAGCCGGAGCAGGCGCTGCCGAAGATCGTCGAGGGCCGGGTGAACGGCTTCTACAAGGACGTCGTGCTGCTCGACCAGCCGTCGGTGTCCGACAACAAGAAGACCGTCAAGGCGCTGCTCGACGAGGCCGGCGTGACCGTGACGCGGTTCGTCCGCTTCGAGGTCGGCCAGGCCTGA